The Streptomyces sp. TLI_105 DNA segment CTCGACCGGCTCGCACCTGTCGGTGGTCCTCGTCGTCCTCGTACTGCTGCTGGGTGCCGGGACGGCGCTGACCCGGTGGGGCAGGGTCCCGATGCGCCGCCGGACCGGGGCTCCCGGGCCTGGTGCGGGAGTGAACGACCTGGGCGGGGCAGCGGGTAGGGCACGCCTGCCGGATGCGGACGGCTGTGCGCAGGAGGGGGCCCTCGGCACCCTCACCATCCCGCCGGGCGCCGCCCCGGCTGTTGACGGGCCCGCTACGCCGCCTGCCGTCGGCTCCGGGGCGCTGGACCACCTGGCCGTCGACCCGGAGGGTTTTGAGCACACGGTCGCCGCGCTGTGCGCCCGGGACGGCTGTTCCCCTGTGGAGGTGGTCGGCGGCGCCGGAGACCTCGGCGCGGACGTGATCGCGACGACCGCCGACGGAAGGCGTGTGGTCCTGCAGTGCAAGCAGTACGGGGAGGACCACCGGGTCGGCTCTCCCGACCTCCAGCGGTTCGGCGGAACCTGTTACGCCGTGCACGAAGCCGACGTGGCCGTCCTCGTCACCACCAGCTCCTTCACGGAGCCGGCCCTGGAATACGCGGCCTCCTGCGGGATCGTCTGCGTCGACGGTACGGAGCTGGCGGCCTGGACCGCGTCGACCGTGCCGGCACCCTGGGCCGCCCGGCCGGGCGAATTGGTGCCTGAGACCCGGGACGAAACGATCCTCGACAGCTGAGATGGCCGTCACCGGGGACGTAGTTCGTGCGCCCCGGCTCCCTCGCGCAGCCACCCCGAGCGTGAAACCACCGGGCTTTGGCCGACACGTCAGGAAGCACGGCGATGCACGCCCGAGCAAAACTCGATGCGCCCCCCGCGCGCGGGGGAGCGGGGTCTGCTTGCAGAGCCGCGAGGAGCCGACGCAGGAGGCTCACGGATGGTGCGGCCGTGAGACAGAGGTTTCCCGCTGGTCCACGGGCATCGACTGAAGCCCTTGCCGTCCTAGTGCTGTGACCGGGGACGTTTGCCGGGTGGCTCCCCTTGGTGGCTGGAAATGCTTTTCCAGCCACCAAGGGGAGGCGGGATGGCGCCACCGGTCAGGGTTCGCCGGCTGACCGAGCAGGAGGGCCAGAAACTCCAGCACATCGTCCGGCGGGGCAGTACCAGCTCGGTGCTGTTCTGCCGGCCTCGGCCGGCGGCAGCACGGTCCCGGTCGTCGCACGGCTGGTCCAGGCGGACGAGGACACCGTCCGTGACGC contains these protein-coding regions:
- a CDS encoding restriction endonuclease; this translates as MATVAGRGRGRGRDAVRRQSSVRSVRDLVLVVGLAGAVVGGVALMFKTTRSTGSHLSVVLVVLVLLLGAGTALTRWGRVPMRRRTGAPGPGAGVNDLGGAAGRARLPDADGCAQEGALGTLTIPPGAAPAVDGPATPPAVGSGALDHLAVDPEGFEHTVAALCARDGCSPVEVVGGAGDLGADVIATTADGRRVVLQCKQYGEDHRVGSPDLQRFGGTCYAVHEADVAVLVTTSSFTEPALEYAASCGIVCVDGTELAAWTASTVPAPWAARPGELVPETRDETILDS